In one Bombyx mori chromosome 4, ASM3026992v2 genomic region, the following are encoded:
- the LOC119628428 gene encoding piggyBac transposable element-derived protein 4 isoform X1 codes for MRPRRGLGAARGRGAARGGGQRGVRGGRGGRRPRCARSLPFSHLGDENVEVETSPGPSGIPQRPSLTEQLKVAKVARLLDKKHENLLSADQKKELARLRDGKQVGNFKMPDAPEPQRGRGKGKGKGKGRGSEDSRMWRPCPLLPGVPTVPPPRVRQSWELQQQRPIDITAEQEGEDDDIESYFLPDITEDEEMRPPLLEDEEAVPSAGTPPQAKKRKIQFSPSMGIIQATALPQNIVPAEIELLGFTPSSTGTRTALDSGRSNYSMDIDIDMERDFIEPGEGSEVDEGDSANMVGMIDNSLKPRRIDDFPMDLDSIAEHEVVEVIQELDNAADEVLRNVVGPETDLLHFDWRGEPENFESVREAFTVPSTGPTFDNADLIPLDVFFKIWDADIIAYIVRETNRYGAQLIRSTIPSKPNSRLSRWKDVTSDEILRFLAVLMLQSLVIDYVEREYWYAVIEELQIGNFKEIMTYNRFIVIKRCLHFIDNATLPVPPTKLDKIIPIIEHLNKKFKSLYVLEQNIAIDESLLLWKGRLSFAQKIATKRARVGIKSYELCESRTGYLWQMEVYTGKGHAHVVQDGEPEERGQESDEPESATAQIVLNLTRPLFDKGHTLIMDNFYNAPLLSRILKVQHKTDSMGTLRLNREFVPEALKKKTKKNMKEGEVAFSTTKDLSVVVWMDKNIVAMISSFHPIEVGGIEKYGYYRYKPQVVLDYNFSMGGIDHKDQMLSAYPIERSRNIIWYKKLFRRLLNVSMHNALVMFNHNRTHALRHREFRLQLAKQLLQSSRSAAPSRSLAPAARPEPAACIRDMHLPGKNTKKQRCKLCYSAKVQRSTVWRCTTCNVNLCIVGCYTVYHINLAQTPAV; via the exons ATGAGACCACGTCGGGGCTTGGGAGCGGCGAGAGGACGTGGAGCTGCTCGAGGTGGTGGTCAGAGGGGCGTCAGGGGCGGTAGGGGTGGCCGTAGGCCACGCTGTGCCCGATCTTTGCCTTTTTCACA tcTTGGAGATGAAAACGTGGAAGTGGAAACTTCTCCAGGCCCATCTGGAATTCCACAACG GCCTTCATTGACAGAGCAATTGAAAGTCGCCAAGGTGGCGAGGCTTTTGGATAAAAAGCATGAGAATTTGCTGTCTGCGGACCAAAAAAAGGAGCTGGCCAGGCTGCGCGATGGCAAGCAAGTGGGCAATTTTAAAATGCCAGATGCTCCAGAACCACA aagaggaagaggaaagggaaagGGGAAGGGCAAAGGAAGGGGCAGTGAAGACTCGCGGATGTGGAGGCCATGCCCACTTTTACCTGGGGTACCAACTGTCCCTCCTCCACGTGTACGTCAGTCGTGGGAATTGCAACAGCAACGCCCGATTG ATATCACCGCGGAGCAGGAGGGTGAGGATGATGACATCGAAAGCTATTTTCTTCCAGATATCACCGAGGATGAGGAGATGCGTCCTCCCCTCCTCGAGGATGAGGAGGCCGTTCCTTCTGCAGGGACCCCACCTCAAGCGAA GAAACGCAAGATCCAATTTTCGCCCTCGATGGGGATCATCCAGGCTACTGCATTGCCTCAAAATATCGTGCCAGCAGAGATAGAACTCCTGGGGTTTACACCTT CTTCTACCGGTACTCGAACAGCGCTTGACTCTGGAAGAAGTAATTACAGTATGG ATATCGATATAGATATGGAGCGTGACTTCATAGAGCCTGGCGAAGGCAGCGAAGTAGATGAAGGTGATTCGGCGAATATGGTCGGTATGATCGATAATTCTTTGAAACCAAGACGAATCGATGATTTTCCGATGGACTTAGACAGTATTGCTGAACATGAGGTAGTTGAGGTGATACAGGAGCTGGACAATGCTGCCGACGAAGTCCTTCGGAACGTGGTAGGACCGGAAACCGATCTGCTTCATTTTGACTGGCGAGGCGAGCCGGAAAATTTTGAGTCTGTCAGGGAAGCATTTACTGTGCCATCTACTGGACCAACGTTTGATAACGCCGATTTAATTCCCTTAGATGTTTTTTTCAAGATTTGGGATGCAGATATTATTGCTTACATCGTGCGCGAAACCAACCGCTACGGTGCTCAGCTAATAAGGTCGACCATTCCATCCAAGCCAAATTCTAGATTAAGCCGTTGGAAAGACGTCACCAGTGACGAAATCCTACGGTTTTTAGcagttttaatgttacagtcaCTAGTTATAGATTATGTGGAGCGCGAATATTGGTATGCCGTGATTGAAGAACTCCAAATAggcaattttaaagaaataatgacTTATAACCGTTTCATCGTCATCAAACGTTGTCTCCATTTTATAGACAATGCCACTTTGCCCGTGCCGCCTACCAAACTCGATAAAATCATCCCCATCATAGAGCacctaaacaaaaaatttaagtcTTTATACGTACTAGAACAAAATATAGCAATTGACGAGTCACTCCTTCTTTGGAAGGGGCGCCTCTCATTTGCGCAAAAAATTGCTACAAAAAGAGCTCGAGTAGGTATAAAGTCTTACGAGTTATGTGAATCCAGGACTGGATATTTATGGCAGATGGAGGTCTACACGGGCAAAGGGCACGCACATGTGGTACAAGACGGGGAGCCGGAAGAGCGCGGGCAAGAGTCTGACGAGCCGGAGAGTGCCACGGCCCAGATTGTGCTGAACTTAACGAGACCACTTTTTGATAAAGGCCATACATTAATAATGGACAATTTTTATAATGCGCCACTTTTGTCTCGGATCCTAAAAGTTCAGCACAAGACTGATTCGATGGGTACTCTACGACTTAACAGAGAGTTTGTCCCCGaagctcttaaaaaaaaaacaaaaaaaaacatgaaggaGGGCGAGGTGGCATTCAGCACAACCAAAGACCTCAGTGTGGTTGTGTGGATGGACAAAAATATTGTGGCAATGATTTCTTCTTTCCATCCCATAGAAGTCGGCGGCATTGAAAAATACGGTTATTACCGGTACAAACCGCAAGTTGTTCTTGATTATAATTTCTCAATGGGCGGCATCGACCACAAAGATCAAATGCTGTCTGCCTATCCCATTGAGAGATCACGTAACATAATCTGGTACAAAAAATTATTTCGCCGACTTTTAAATGTATCGATGCATAATGCTCTCGTGATGTTCAACCACAACCGCACTCACGCCCTTCGTCACCGTGAATTCCGCCTGCAGTTGGCAAAGCAACTGCTGCAAAGCAGCAGATCAGCAGCACCTTCCCGGTCTTTAGCACCGGCAGCACGACCAGAACCAGCGGCATGCATACGGGACATGCACTTGCCaggaaaaaatacaaaaaaacagcGCTGCAAGCTCTGCTACTCTGCCAAAGTGCAGCGCTCGACGGTGTGGCGGTGTACCACCTGCAATGTCAATCTGTGTATCGTAGGATGCTACACCGTATACCATATCAATCTAGCGCAAACGCCCGCCGTTTAG
- the LOC119628428 gene encoding piggyBac transposable element-derived protein 4 isoform X2 produces the protein MPDAPEPQRGRGKGKGKGKGRGSEDSRMWRPCPLLPGVPTVPPPRVRQSWELQQQRPIDITAEQEGEDDDIESYFLPDITEDEEMRPPLLEDEEAVPSAGTPPQAKKRKIQFSPSMGIIQATALPQNIVPAEIELLGFTPSSTGTRTALDSGRSNYSMDIDIDMERDFIEPGEGSEVDEGDSANMVGMIDNSLKPRRIDDFPMDLDSIAEHEVVEVIQELDNAADEVLRNVVGPETDLLHFDWRGEPENFESVREAFTVPSTGPTFDNADLIPLDVFFKIWDADIIAYIVRETNRYGAQLIRSTIPSKPNSRLSRWKDVTSDEILRFLAVLMLQSLVIDYVEREYWYAVIEELQIGNFKEIMTYNRFIVIKRCLHFIDNATLPVPPTKLDKIIPIIEHLNKKFKSLYVLEQNIAIDESLLLWKGRLSFAQKIATKRARVGIKSYELCESRTGYLWQMEVYTGKGHAHVVQDGEPEERGQESDEPESATAQIVLNLTRPLFDKGHTLIMDNFYNAPLLSRILKVQHKTDSMGTLRLNREFVPEALKKKTKKNMKEGEVAFSTTKDLSVVVWMDKNIVAMISSFHPIEVGGIEKYGYYRYKPQVVLDYNFSMGGIDHKDQMLSAYPIERSRNIIWYKKLFRRLLNVSMHNALVMFNHNRTHALRHREFRLQLAKQLLQSSRSAAPSRSLAPAARPEPAACIRDMHLPGKNTKKQRCKLCYSAKVQRSTVWRCTTCNVNLCIVGCYTVYHINLAQTPAV, from the exons ATGCCAGATGCTCCAGAACCACA aagaggaagaggaaagggaaagGGGAAGGGCAAAGGAAGGGGCAGTGAAGACTCGCGGATGTGGAGGCCATGCCCACTTTTACCTGGGGTACCAACTGTCCCTCCTCCACGTGTACGTCAGTCGTGGGAATTGCAACAGCAACGCCCGATTG ATATCACCGCGGAGCAGGAGGGTGAGGATGATGACATCGAAAGCTATTTTCTTCCAGATATCACCGAGGATGAGGAGATGCGTCCTCCCCTCCTCGAGGATGAGGAGGCCGTTCCTTCTGCAGGGACCCCACCTCAAGCGAA GAAACGCAAGATCCAATTTTCGCCCTCGATGGGGATCATCCAGGCTACTGCATTGCCTCAAAATATCGTGCCAGCAGAGATAGAACTCCTGGGGTTTACACCTT CTTCTACCGGTACTCGAACAGCGCTTGACTCTGGAAGAAGTAATTACAGTATGG ATATCGATATAGATATGGAGCGTGACTTCATAGAGCCTGGCGAAGGCAGCGAAGTAGATGAAGGTGATTCGGCGAATATGGTCGGTATGATCGATAATTCTTTGAAACCAAGACGAATCGATGATTTTCCGATGGACTTAGACAGTATTGCTGAACATGAGGTAGTTGAGGTGATACAGGAGCTGGACAATGCTGCCGACGAAGTCCTTCGGAACGTGGTAGGACCGGAAACCGATCTGCTTCATTTTGACTGGCGAGGCGAGCCGGAAAATTTTGAGTCTGTCAGGGAAGCATTTACTGTGCCATCTACTGGACCAACGTTTGATAACGCCGATTTAATTCCCTTAGATGTTTTTTTCAAGATTTGGGATGCAGATATTATTGCTTACATCGTGCGCGAAACCAACCGCTACGGTGCTCAGCTAATAAGGTCGACCATTCCATCCAAGCCAAATTCTAGATTAAGCCGTTGGAAAGACGTCACCAGTGACGAAATCCTACGGTTTTTAGcagttttaatgttacagtcaCTAGTTATAGATTATGTGGAGCGCGAATATTGGTATGCCGTGATTGAAGAACTCCAAATAggcaattttaaagaaataatgacTTATAACCGTTTCATCGTCATCAAACGTTGTCTCCATTTTATAGACAATGCCACTTTGCCCGTGCCGCCTACCAAACTCGATAAAATCATCCCCATCATAGAGCacctaaacaaaaaatttaagtcTTTATACGTACTAGAACAAAATATAGCAATTGACGAGTCACTCCTTCTTTGGAAGGGGCGCCTCTCATTTGCGCAAAAAATTGCTACAAAAAGAGCTCGAGTAGGTATAAAGTCTTACGAGTTATGTGAATCCAGGACTGGATATTTATGGCAGATGGAGGTCTACACGGGCAAAGGGCACGCACATGTGGTACAAGACGGGGAGCCGGAAGAGCGCGGGCAAGAGTCTGACGAGCCGGAGAGTGCCACGGCCCAGATTGTGCTGAACTTAACGAGACCACTTTTTGATAAAGGCCATACATTAATAATGGACAATTTTTATAATGCGCCACTTTTGTCTCGGATCCTAAAAGTTCAGCACAAGACTGATTCGATGGGTACTCTACGACTTAACAGAGAGTTTGTCCCCGaagctcttaaaaaaaaaacaaaaaaaaacatgaaggaGGGCGAGGTGGCATTCAGCACAACCAAAGACCTCAGTGTGGTTGTGTGGATGGACAAAAATATTGTGGCAATGATTTCTTCTTTCCATCCCATAGAAGTCGGCGGCATTGAAAAATACGGTTATTACCGGTACAAACCGCAAGTTGTTCTTGATTATAATTTCTCAATGGGCGGCATCGACCACAAAGATCAAATGCTGTCTGCCTATCCCATTGAGAGATCACGTAACATAATCTGGTACAAAAAATTATTTCGCCGACTTTTAAATGTATCGATGCATAATGCTCTCGTGATGTTCAACCACAACCGCACTCACGCCCTTCGTCACCGTGAATTCCGCCTGCAGTTGGCAAAGCAACTGCTGCAAAGCAGCAGATCAGCAGCACCTTCCCGGTCTTTAGCACCGGCAGCACGACCAGAACCAGCGGCATGCATACGGGACATGCACTTGCCaggaaaaaatacaaaaaaacagcGCTGCAAGCTCTGCTACTCTGCCAAAGTGCAGCGCTCGACGGTGTGGCGGTGTACCACCTGCAATGTCAATCTGTGTATCGTAGGATGCTACACCGTATACCATATCAATCTAGCGCAAACGCCCGCCGTTTAG